One Candidatus Deferrimicrobium sp. DNA segment encodes these proteins:
- a CDS encoding nitroreductase family protein: MDAMEVILSRRSIRRYMPDPLPEEAIRRVLEAGMAAPSAGDERPWHFVVITDKEMLAQIPTFHSLSRFVPNAAAAILVCADLFLSKYPPADYWVQDCSAATQNILLAAHATGLGAVWLGVHPEKKRIEGFRRLCLLPDSVVPFSLVSLGFPAVRKEKDPRFDPSRVHRDRWTPAEDTGTRGGETT; this comes from the coding sequence ATGGACGCGATGGAGGTGATCCTGTCCCGAAGGAGCATCCGCAGGTACATGCCGGATCCTTTGCCGGAAGAGGCGATCCGGCGGGTTCTGGAGGCGGGGATGGCCGCCCCGTCCGCAGGGGACGAACGGCCGTGGCACTTCGTGGTGATCACCGACAAGGAAATGCTCGCGCAGATACCGACGTTTCACTCGCTCTCCCGGTTCGTGCCGAACGCGGCGGCGGCGATCCTCGTGTGCGCGGACCTTTTCCTTTCGAAGTACCCGCCTGCGGACTACTGGGTCCAGGACTGTTCCGCCGCGACGCAGAACATCCTGTTGGCCGCCCATGCGACGGGTCTCGGGGCGGTCTGGCTGGGCGTGCATCCCGAGAAAAAACGGATCGAGGGCTTCCGCAGGCTTTGCCTCCTCCCCGATTCGGTGGTCCCCTTTTCGCTGGTGTCCCTCGGGTTCCCGGCGGTGCGGAAAGAGAAGGATCCCCGGTTCGACCCGTCCAGGGTCCACCGGGACCGGTGGACGCCGGCGGAAGACACCGGTACCCGCGGCGGTGAAACAACGTGA
- a CDS encoding glucose 1-dehydrogenase yields MACDLFDLSGRVALVTGASKGLGRAMAMGLAKAGCDLALCARDAGGLRETRAAVEASGVRAETFEMDVLRRDSVGRAVDAVVASFGKIDILVNNAGVNVRKTTLDLSEEEWDRVLDTNLKGYFLVAQAVAPHMIRQKRGKVINISSIFGAVGMNNQLAYSCSKGGINQMTKVMAIEWAPHNVHVNAIGPTYFETPLVATLRNDPERFRFINERTPMGRWGQPEELEGTVIFLASRASDFITGQTIYVDGGWTIW; encoded by the coding sequence ATGGCGTGCGACCTGTTCGACCTGTCCGGAAGGGTGGCGCTGGTCACCGGCGCCTCGAAGGGGCTGGGACGCGCCATGGCGATGGGGCTGGCGAAGGCCGGGTGCGACCTGGCGCTGTGCGCCCGGGACGCCGGGGGGCTGCGGGAGACCCGCGCTGCGGTCGAGGCGTCGGGGGTCCGGGCGGAGACGTTCGAGATGGACGTCCTTCGGAGAGATAGCGTCGGGCGGGCGGTGGACGCCGTCGTTGCGTCCTTCGGGAAGATCGACATCCTGGTGAACAACGCCGGGGTGAACGTCCGCAAGACCACCCTCGACCTGTCGGAGGAGGAGTGGGACCGCGTCCTCGACACGAACCTGAAGGGGTACTTTCTTGTCGCGCAGGCCGTGGCCCCGCACATGATCCGGCAAAAGCGGGGCAAGGTCATCAACATCTCCTCGATCTTCGGGGCCGTGGGAATGAACAACCAGCTCGCCTACTCCTGCAGCAAGGGCGGGATCAACCAGATGACGAAAGTGATGGCCATCGAGTGGGCGCCTCACAATGTTCACGTGAACGCGATCGGTCCCACCTATTTCGAGACTCCCCTCGTCGCGACGCTGCGGAACGACCCGGAGCGGTTCCGGTTCATCAACGAGCGGACGCCGATGGGCCGGTGGGGGCAGCCGGAGGAACTCGAGGGGACGGTGATTTTCCTCGCCTCGAGGGCGTCGGACTTCATCACGGGACAGACGATCTACGTCGACGGGGGGTGGACGATATGGTGA